The genomic DNA GCTACCTGCACACCGGCGGCGAGCTGACGGAAGCGGCCGATCGCGTGTCGCAGGCACGCGCGGAAGTGCTCGACTCGGCAAGCCCGCGCTCCCGATGACCCGCCATCTCGTGTCCCTACCGTTACCCTTGTGGTAGTCTTTCGTATATACATCGGCATTCCGTCAGGAGCACGCCATGATCAAGAAGCTCGTCCGCCACGGCAACAGCCGTGCCCTCATCATCGACAAGCCCATCCTCGAGCTCATCGGTGCGACCGAGGACAGCGAGTTCACCATCATCACCGACGGCAGGTCGCTCACCATCACGCCGGTCGTCTCGATCGAGGAGGAGCGCCGCATCGCGTTTGAGTACGCTGCAAAGGCCGCGCTCGAACGGTACGGGTCCACATTCGAACGTCTCTCGAAGTAGGCGTCATGCCCAACTTCCTCACCATCGACGAGGTGCTTGACCTGCACGCCCTGCAACTCGACCATTTCGGCGGGCTTGATGGGATTCGAGACACCGGCCTGCTCGAGTCTGCGCTCGCCATGCCACAGGCAGGCTTCGGCGAACACTACGTCCACGCCGACATCTACGAGATGGCGGCTGCCTATCTATTTCATCTCGTGAAGAACCACCCATTCATCGATGGCAACAAACGTGTGGGCTTCCACGCGGCTTTCGTGTTCCTGGCGCTCAACGGCATCGAGCTCGACATCCCGCAGGACCAGGCCTACGACCTCGTCATCGCAGTCGCCGAAGGCCGCGCCGAGAAGCCGCAGGTCGCCGCGGCAGTCCGCGCCCACGCACAGCCGATCGCGCAGCCGTAGCCACCGTCGCGGAGCCGCAACCGCACGTTTACCGCGCACTCGGGAATACACCTCACGACAGCACCCATTCCTGAGGAGCACCCATCATGCGTATCTCAGTACTTGGCACCGGTAACGTGGGCATGTCGCTCGCAACCGGTTTCGCCCGAATCGGCAATGAAGTCATGCTCGGCACCCGCGACGCGGCAAAGCCCGCGGTCACCGAGTGGCTCGCAGCAGGCGACCCCGCGCGCACGGCCGGCACCTACGAGGCTGCTGCCGACTTCGGCGATGTCGTCGTGCTCGCCATCCCCGGCCGCCTGCTCCCTGAGCTCATCACCGAGCTCGGCTCGGCGCGCATGGCCGGCAAGACGGTGCTCGACGCCACCAACCCCATCGCGTTCGGCCCGGATGGCGTCACCAACGCCTACGGTGCGGACGACTCCGGCACCGAGACGCTGCAGCGTGGTTGGCCGGGCGCACGCGTCGTGAAGGCCTTCAACCAGATCAACGCCGCCGACATGGGCGACCCCGGCCCCGAGCCGCCCTCACCACTACGCATCGCTGGCGACGACGCGGACGCCAAGGCCGTCATCGGCGGACTCGGCGAGGCGCTCGGATGGACCGTGCGCGACCTGGGCGGCATCGAGAAGTCGCGAGCGCTCGAACGCGGCGTCGTCGACTGGATCGCACGCGCGCAGGCCGAGAACGCCGACTCGTAGCCGATACCGGACGCGCACGGCGCCCGTCACCGCCCCACGACCATGCCATTACAGCCCGAGCAGATCCGTCGACACCGTCGTCGTCACACCGTCACTCACGGCCACCGGAGTTGCCGCACCCATCGTCGCCACATTCAGGTACCACTGCGTCAGCGTGCTCGGCGCGGTGTTTGAGAAGCGCACCTTGTAGTTGCCGGGAGCGAGCGAACCGATGCGGTACGCGCCGGCCGCGTCGGTGAAGACCGCTCGCACGTACGCACCGCTCACTGCGTTGAAGGCGCCCACGACCACACGGTTCTGCGGCACCGCAGCAGCCGTCACCGTTCCGGCGATGGAGCCGGATGCAGGCGGCGTCACCGCCGCAAGGTCGGTCGTGACCGTGACAGTCGCCGACTCACCCATCGTCACCACGCTCGCCGCCGAGATCGTGGACTGGTGGTCGTAGTACTGCGTGAGCGTGCTTGGCGTGGTGTTGGTGAAGCGCACGTGGTAGCTGCCGGCCGGCAGTCCGGCGATTGCGTAGCGCCCGAGCGCGTCGGTGAACACGCCCTTCACGTGCGCATGCGTCGTCGCGTTAAACGCGCTGACGACCACGCCTGCCTGCGCCACGCCACTCGCCGTCACGGTCCCCACGATCGACGACGCCGCAGGAGCCGGCGTCATCCGCATGCTCGCGGTCGCCGTCTGACCCGACGCCACAGCCACGGTGGTCGCATCGGAAACGGTGCGCTTGAGGTCGAAGTACGGGTACGCTCCCACCGCCGTACCGGCGCTGCTCAGGTAGCGCACGTGATAGCCGCCAGGGGCAAGCCCGGTCATCGAGTACTGACCGTTCACATCGGTGAACACGGCCTTGACGTAGGCATGGCTCGTCGCATCGAACGCGCTGGCCACCATCCGATACGCCGGCAGCCCATCCAGCCCCAGAACCGTCCCCGAGATTGTGCCCGGCGGGTCGCTGACCGTCGCCGTCGCAGTCGCGACCTCGGTCCACGTACCGAGCGAGTTCCGCGAATACGCCGAGTAGTAGACCTGCGTCCCGCTGGGGATGCCGGTTTGCGTCGCTGCTTGTGCGGCGCCCTCGTAGACCTGCGTCGCGAGCGGGTCACTCGGCGAGGCCGGCCACGCCCCCGTGCGCGCGAGCACGCGCGTCGCTGCGAAGTGTGGATCGGCGCCATCGTCGACCCACGACATCGCGACGCTGCCGACGCCCGCGTACCACGCCGAGAACCCGCTCGGCGCCGCCATCTCGCCCGTCGTCGCCGCCGTGTCCATCCGCCCGCCGGTCACGCACTTGCCCGCCAGCGCGGCCACCGGAACCGTTGTCGCCATGAGCCGCGCCTTCAGCGCCGCCGCAGATTCGCCGGGGTTGCGCGCGATTGCGAGCGCGAGCGCGCCGGAGACGTGCGGGGCCGCCATCGACGTGCCCGATATGGTCGCGTAGCCCTCATAGTCCGCAATCGGCGTGGCGTACCCGTCGTAGGCTCCGACGTCATCGTAGCCGTCCGTCCCGCGAATCGGGTCATCGACTGTGAACGCGACGCCGTCGATCAGTGAGCCCGCACGCCCGGCCCCTGTACCCGTCCACGGGTCGTCATCGATGTAGGCAGCGTGCAGATACGCGTGGTACCACGTCAGAGCCGTACCGCCGACCCATGCGGTGTCGTAGCCCGCATCGCCGCTCGAGATGAGCATGCGACCACCGGCGTTCAGATAGGTGGTCAACTGGGTGCGCTCGGTACTCGAGAAGGTCATGTACGTCGCACCGTAGCCGGCGGTCGTCGCCCCGGTGAACCACACCACGACCTTGCCGGCCATGAGCCCTGCGGTGGGCGTGCCGCTCGTCTGAGTCGAATGCACGGTGACGTTGGTATACCCGGCTGCGGTGAGCGCCGCCGTGTAGCGCGCGCGCCGCCACGTTCCTTCGCCGAAGATCGTGCCCCAACCGTCATCCACCACGAGTACCGGATCACTCGTCGTCGTGGCGATAGCCGACATAGAGTTGGTCACGAGCGACTGCCGCGCGGTCGCGTCGGTCACGCTTTCGACCGGGAATCCGTAGTAGACGATCTTGTAGGGGTTCTGCTCGACGAGCAGTGCGCCGGGAAGAACCGGCTGCTCGGAGTAGATGCCCTGACCAGGAGCACCGATGTCGACGGTGGTCGCACCGTAGTTCGAGAAGCTCGCCAATCCGTCCCACTGCTCGAGCGCGGCGACGCTGACGATGTTGGTTGACTCCAATGACGCGGGGTAAAACGGCGTCACGTCGTTGTTCACCGCACTGTTTCCTGCTGCGATGACCACGAGGACGTTGCGCGCTGCCGCGTACGCCATGGCATCGGACAGCACCGTCGTGCTCGTACCGCCGCCCCACGAGCAGTTGACCACGTCGGCACCGTTGTCAACCGCGTACACGATGCCGGCCGCGCCGTTGACGTCACTGCCCCCGCTTTCGCCGAGGAATTTCACGCTCATGATCGCGGTCTCGGGCGCCATACCTGCGCCGGCGATCGCATTGTTGGTCGCAGCTCCGACCGTGCCCGCGACGTGGGTGCCGTGCTTGTCGCCGTCGACCTCGTCGAAGACGGTGGCGTCGTTACGGTAGAAGTCCCAGCCGTTGACGTCGTCGACCTTGCCGTTACCGTCGTCGTCGACGCTGTTGCCCGCGATCTCATCGGCGTTGACCCACGAACGGCCTGCAAGATCGGGCGCGCGGAAGTCCACACCGGTGTCGACGACGGCCACGACAGTATCGGCACCACGCGACCAGTCCAGTGCGGGCTCGGAGTTCGCGTCCGCACCCGACGTACCCCCGAGCTGACCGCTGTTCTTGAAGCCCCACTGCAGACCGTAGTTGGGGTCGCTGGGCGTCATAGCGGGATAGACCGTCGAGACCGGCTCGGCGAGCGTCGCCCACGGTCGGTCGGTGAGTGATTCGATTGCGTCAGCGGCAGACCTGCTCGGATCGACGGGTTCGACGACCGCCCAACCGATCTCGGGGATCGTCTCGACGACCCGAAGCCCCTCGGCGAGCGCTGCACTCTCGAAGTCAGCCGCCGAGACACCCGCGGCGCGCTTGACCGACACCAAGCGCGACGGTGCCGGATCGGGTGAGCCCTTCGAGAGCGCGGGCGCGGTCGATGTGCCGAGCCGCTCCGGCGGCTCGAGTGACGCCGAGGTTCCCAGTGCCGGCGCGGCAGGCCTCTCGGCCTGTTGAGCCACCGCTCGAGGGATGGTGGCCGACGCGGGGTTCTCGGTATACCCCGGGCGCGAGGCCCCGTAGAGCGCCGCTGCCACGAGGGCAACACCTACGAACGCAATCGCCACGCGCGCGAACCGTGGGTTCATTGTGTACCGCCACCTTGTTCTCGAGCCGCCTGTCTGTTGAATCTACCCACATGCGTGTGAACACCGTGTGATGTTTCGCACAGCAGCGAAGAAGGGGCCACGGCATCTCGCCGCGGCCCCTTCCATTCGTTCCCCCCTCAGAAACCCTGAGGTCGTTCTCGGTCGCCTACTGAGGCGACAGGTTCGTGCTCACCGTCATCGCGCCGCCCGGATCGAGCGAAACGATCGCGGCGTCGGTGATGCGCACGGCATGGTTGTAGTACTGCGTCAGGTTCGACGGAGTGGTGCCGGTGAAGCGCAGGTGATACGTGCCCGCCGGAATCGACAGCGAGTACTCGCCGTTGGCGTTGGTGAATACGCCCTTCACGAACGTGTGCCCGTCGGCAGTGAACGCGGTGACGACGCACCGGTTCATCGGTCCGGCCTCGCTCGACACCACACCGCTGATCGTCTGGGTGAGCGGAGCGGTCGTCACGGTGAAGTCGGCCGCGCTCGTGCCGGTGCCACCGGCGCTCGACACGGAGATCTGACCTGTCGTCGTTCCGGCCGCGACCGTCGCGCGAATGGTCCCGGTGCCGACCACGGTGTAGGTGGCCGCGTCGGTGCCGTTGAACTGCACGCCGCTGACGTTGACGAAGTCAGCGCCGGTGATCGTGACCATCGTGCCGACCGGACCGGACTCCGGAGTGAAGCTCGAGACCGTCGGAGCGGGAATCACGTTGAACGTGCCTGCGCTCTCAGCGGTACCTCCGGGACCGGTGACCGTGATCTTGCCGGACACCGCGCCCGCAGGAACGTCGGCCCAGATGATGCTGTCTGTGAGGGAGATCCACGTTCCCCACGGGACATCCACGCCACCGAAGCTGACCGAGGTAGCATCCTCAAAGTGCGAACCGGCGATGGTGATTCGAGTCCCGACCCGAGCGGAGCCCGGCGAGAACGAACTGATCGTGGGCGGCACGAGGAACGGAACGAGATCCGCCGAGACGGACAGCGGCCCGGCAGCGGAGACGGTGAGCGTTTCCGCGTCAGAGATGCTGACACCGTGGCTGTAGAACTGCTCCAGCTCGACGGGGTCGGTACCGGTGAAGCGCAGGTGATACTCGCCGATCGGCAGCATGCCAAGGTCGTAGTAGCCTTCCGCGTCGGTGAAGACGCCCTTCACGTGTGCGTGGGTGACCGCGTCAAACGCGCTGACAACCGCGTGCGACTGGGCGGTTCCGCCACTGGTGACGCGGCCGGACAGCGACTCGCGCGTCGCAAACATCTGAATGCGCTGGTTGTTGTCATCGGCGACAAGGATCCGACCATTCGCATC from Coriobacteriia bacterium includes the following:
- a CDS encoding S8 family serine peptidase, producing MNPRFARVAIAFVGVALVAAALYGASRPGYTENPASATIPRAVAQQAERPAAPALGTSASLEPPERLGTSTAPALSKGSPDPAPSRLVSVKRAAGVSAADFESAALAEGLRVVETIPEIGWAVVEPVDPSRSAADAIESLTDRPWATLAEPVSTVYPAMTPSDPNYGLQWGFKNSGQLGGTSGADANSEPALDWSRGADTVVAVVDTGVDFRAPDLAGRSWVNADEIAGNSVDDDGNGKVDDVNGWDFYRNDATVFDEVDGDKHGTHVAGTVGAATNNAIAGAGMAPETAIMSVKFLGESGGSDVNGAAGIVYAVDNGADVVNCSWGGGTSTTVLSDAMAYAAARNVLVVIAAGNSAVNNDVTPFYPASLESTNIVSVAALEQWDGLASFSNYGATTVDIGAPGQGIYSEQPVLPGALLVEQNPYKIVYYGFPVESVTDATARQSLVTNSMSAIATTTSDPVLVVDDGWGTIFGEGTWRRARYTAALTAAGYTNVTVHSTQTSGTPTAGLMAGKVVVWFTGATTAGYGATYMTFSSTERTQLTTYLNAGGRMLISSGDAGYDTAWVGGTALTWYHAYLHAAYIDDDPWTGTGAGRAGSLIDGVAFTVDDPIRGTDGYDDVGAYDGYATPIADYEGYATISGTSMAAPHVSGALALAIARNPGESAAALKARLMATTVPVAALAGKCVTGGRMDTAATTGEMAAPSGFSAWYAGVGSVAMSWVDDGADPHFAATRVLARTGAWPASPSDPLATQVYEGAAQAATQTGIPSGTQVYYSAYSRNSLGTWTEVATATATVSDPPGTISGTVLGLDGLPAYRMVASAFDATSHAYVKAVFTDVNGQYSMTGLAPGGYHVRYLSSAGTAVGAYPYFDLKRTVSDATTVAVASGQTATASMRMTPAPAASSIVGTVTASGVAQAGVVVSAFNATTHAHVKGVFTDALGRYAIAGLPAGSYHVRFTNTTPSTLTQYYDHQSTISAASVVTMGESATVTVTTDLAAVTPPASGSIAGTVTAAAVPQNRVVVGAFNAVSGAYVRAVFTDAAGAYRIGSLAPGNYKVRFSNTAPSTLTQWYLNVATMGAATPVAVSDGVTTTVSTDLLGL
- a CDS encoding AbrB/MazE/SpoVT family DNA-binding domain-containing protein, encoding MIKKLVRHGNSRALIIDKPILELIGATEDSEFTIITDGRSLTITPVVSIEEERRIAFEYAAKAALERYGSTFERLSK
- a CDS encoding NAD(P)-binding domain-containing protein — protein: MRISVLGTGNVGMSLATGFARIGNEVMLGTRDAAKPAVTEWLAAGDPARTAGTYEAAADFGDVVVLAIPGRLLPELITELGSARMAGKTVLDATNPIAFGPDGVTNAYGADDSGTETLQRGWPGARVVKAFNQINAADMGDPGPEPPSPLRIAGDDADAKAVIGGLGEALGWTVRDLGGIEKSRALERGVVDWIARAQAENADS
- a CDS encoding type II toxin-antitoxin system death-on-curing family toxin, whose product is MPNFLTIDEVLDLHALQLDHFGGLDGIRDTGLLESALAMPQAGFGEHYVHADIYEMAAAYLFHLVKNHPFIDGNKRVGFHAAFVFLALNGIELDIPQDQAYDLVIAVAEGRAEKPQVAAAVRAHAQPIAQP